Proteins encoded by one window of Lycium barbarum isolate Lr01 chromosome 11, ASM1917538v2, whole genome shotgun sequence:
- the LOC132620182 gene encoding uncharacterized mitochondrial protein AtMg00810-like — protein MGYNNYDYSLFTQKIGTEILLVLVYVDDLLVTGSSLSLIKKVRLDLQTKFKMKDFGELKYFLGIEFSRSEKGIHMCQRKYSLELVFELGLSGSKPAITPLEFNHKLTSMEYDSIISENASENDQQQPTTSVNDRQLEDKGCYQRIVGRLLYLTMTRPDLAFVVQILKSRKSVTGYAVKFGDALVSWKSKNQETVSRSSPEAEFRSMASTVAEITWLTGLFFRVRNNCCNTSSVVL, from the exons atggggtataacaattatGACTATTCCTTATTTACTCAAAAAATTGGCACTGAGATCTTGCTAGTATTAGTGTATGTTGATGATCTACTGGTAACTGGTAGTAGCCTATCTTTGATCAAGAAGGTCAGGTTGGATCTTCAAACCAAGTTCAAAATGAAAGACTTCGGTGAATTGAAATATTTTCTTGGCATAGAATTTTCTAGATCAGAGAAGGGAATCCACATGTGTCAAAGGAAATACTCCTTAGAACTAGTATTTGAGTTGGGACTATCAGGAAGTAAACCAGCCATTACTCCCTTAGAGTTCAACCACAAGCTTACATCTATGGAATATGACTCTATCATCAGTGAAAATGCATCAGAAAATGATCAGCAACAGCCAACCACTTCTGTAAATGACAGGCAGCTTGAAGACAAAGGGTGCTATCAAAGAATTGTTGGAAGGTTGTTATATCTGACCATGACCAGGCCAGACCTTGCATTTGTTGTACAGATCCTAA AATCAAGGAAGTCAGTAACAGGCTATGCTGTAAAATTTGGTGATGCCTTAGTCTCATGGAAGTCAAAAAACCAAGAGACTGTGTCTAGAAGTTCTCCTGAGGCTGAGTTCAGAAGCATGGCCTCAACTGTTGCTGAAATCACTTGGTTAACTGGATTGTTTTTCAGAGTTAGGAATAACTGTTGCAACACCAGTTCAGTTGTTTTGTGA
- the LOC132617950 gene encoding peroxisomal membrane protein PMP22-like isoform X2 yields MGSIAKNVLQKYLVQLQQHPLRTKAITAAVLSAVSDIVSQKITGIKRLQIRRLLLKVLFGFAYLGPFGHFFHILLDKLFKGKKDTTTVAKKVVLEQVTSSPWNNLLFMIYYGLVIESRPWIQVKSNIKREYPKVQYTSWTGNFLESTCKIDGIKESLKVSKLQIGHGKMFMRSSKIIRHLLL; encoded by the exons atggGGTCAATTGCGAAAAATGTGTTGCAAAAATACTTGGTACAACTTCAACAACACCCTTTAAGAACAAAG GCGATAACAGCTGCAGTTTTGTCAGCGGTCAGTGATATAGTGTCTCAGAAGATTACTGGCATTAAGAGGCTTCAAATTAGACGCCTTCTTCTGAAAGTG CTTTTTGGCTTTGCCTATCTTGGACCGTTCGGGCATTTTTTTCACATATTGCTGGACAAACTTTTCAAGGGGAAGAAAGACACAACAACTGTTGCAAAAAAG GTGGTTCTGGAACAAGTGACATCTTCGCCTTGGAATAACTTGCTTTTCATGATTTACTATGGATTAGTTATCGAAA GTAGACCTTGGATCCAGGTGAAGTCTAATATTAAGAGGGAATATCCAAAAGTGCAGTATACGTCTTGGACG GGGAATTTTCTTGAATCTACGTGCAAGATCGATGGCATTAAAGAAAGCTTGAAAGTCTCAAAGTTGCAAATTGGACATGGCAAAATGTTCATGCGTAGTTCAAAGATAATAAGGCATTTGCTTCTTTAA
- the LOC132617950 gene encoding peroxisomal membrane protein PMP22-like isoform X1 — MGSIAKNVLQKYLVQLQQHPLRTKAITAAVLSAVSDIVSQKITGIKRLQIRRLLLKVLFGFAYLGPFGHFFHILLDKLFKGKKDTTTVAKKVVLEQVTSSPWNNLLFMIYYGLVIESRPWIQVKSNIKREYPKVQYTSWTFWPVVGWINHQYMPLQFRVIFHSIVACGWGIFLNLRARSMALKKA, encoded by the exons atggGGTCAATTGCGAAAAATGTGTTGCAAAAATACTTGGTACAACTTCAACAACACCCTTTAAGAACAAAG GCGATAACAGCTGCAGTTTTGTCAGCGGTCAGTGATATAGTGTCTCAGAAGATTACTGGCATTAAGAGGCTTCAAATTAGACGCCTTCTTCTGAAAGTG CTTTTTGGCTTTGCCTATCTTGGACCGTTCGGGCATTTTTTTCACATATTGCTGGACAAACTTTTCAAGGGGAAGAAAGACACAACAACTGTTGCAAAAAAG GTGGTTCTGGAACAAGTGACATCTTCGCCTTGGAATAACTTGCTTTTCATGATTTACTATGGATTAGTTATCGAAA GTAGACCTTGGATCCAGGTGAAGTCTAATATTAAGAGGGAATATCCAAAAGTGCAGTATACGTCTTGGACG TTTTGGCCCGTTGTGGGTTGGATTAATCACCAGTACATGCCACTGCAGTTCCGAGTGATCTTTCACAGCATTGTGGCATGTGGCTG GGGAATTTTCTTGAATCTACGTGCAAGATCGATGGCATTAAAGAAAGCTTGA